AGATAACTTTGCATCACCAATTTTGAAACCAAAGAGACTTGCATTCCCGTTAGTATCTCTTTTAAGTTCAACACCTAAAAACTCTTTAACCCAATATTTTAAGTTTTGATATTCTATTTCCGCTTTTTCAATTTCGACTTTTTCCCCTTCAAAGCCCTCTCTTTTAACCTCATAATATCTATTTTGAATTGACTGTATGACTGGTAATACAATTGTTGGTAATTGAGGTAAGTTACCAAGTGTCAATCTGAGTGAACTCAATTGCAAATCACCATATTTTGAGTCTACAGGATCACTCATTGAAGTCACTTTTGGGATAAAGCTAATACTTCCTCTTGCTCCATGTGATGGCTTTGATAAATAACTATTCAAAAGAGCATCTAAGTTTTTTCTAGCATTTGTTATGTCTTTTGAGATTCTACCCAAAGTCTCATCTTTATTAAATGTAGTCGATCCAGGATGAAGTTTTTCTATCCTCTCAAAATTTTCTTTATTTCTATTATAATTATCTACATGGCTTGCTATAGCATTTTCTTCTCTGCTCAACTCAGCGTCCCCTATATTCCTATATACACTTGAAAACCTACTTAATTTTTCAAGAATCCGTGATTTGCCCGAACCATTTTTACCAACTAAAACAACTATTTGATTTAGCCGTCCCATTTCTATGTCAGCAATGTTATTATCGTATAACTCTTTGGGGATATAAAGTTTTGTAAAACGCATACACTTGTTAGTTTTCACAAAAATAAAATTTGTTTTCGGGTGTAACTCACTCAATTATCCCCACCACTTGACATTCTCAAACCAATCCCCTACCTTTGACTAACATACGTTAGTTATGCCCAACAGTAACGGAATTTCACGCAAAGAACAAATCACCGAAACCGCCGCGAAACTATTTAGCGAGCGGGGCTATATGGCTACCAGTATGCGCGACATAGCTGAAAAAATGGGTATTGAGGCCGCTAGCCTTTACAACCACATCAGCGGTAAAGAAGAAATACTGCACTCCATTTGCTTTGATACAGCCCATTTGTTTATAAAGGCTATTGATGAAGTGAATGATATTTATTTTGATGCGGAAAAGAAATTACGGATGGCCATACAAAACCACATTGGAATTTTAACGGCCAACCTTACCCGCTCAACCGTTTTTTTGCACGAGTGGAAATACCTTACAGGCGACAACCGCTCTGCGTTTATTGCCCTGCGTGATAAATACGAGAAAGAATTTACGGTGATATTACAAAACGGTGAGGATGAAAATTTGTTTAAAGACGTAGATAAAAAATTTGCGGTGCTAAACATACTCTCATCACTAAATTGGATTACCGAATGGTACAAGCCTACGGGAGAAATGACTCCGGAGCAGATTGCCACTAAACTTAGTGATTTTGTATTGATGGGTCTTAGCAAACCCAAACCTTACTAAATAAACTGTAACTAAAAACTGAAAACATACTACCATGTACGGAAGCGCATATATTGACCCTAACGACAAGTTTGCCAACGAGGATAACCCTGAGTTAATGGCAGAGTTTGAAGCCCGTATTGAACGTGGCGAAAAGATTGAACCAAAGGATTGGATGCCTACTGAATACCGTAAGCAATTAATTCGTATGATTGAGCAGCACGCCCATTCAGAAATTATTGGTGCGCTGCCCGAAGGTACCTGGATTACCCGCGCACCCGGTTTCCGCCGCAAATTGGCGTTGATGGCTAAGGTGCAAGACGAGGTAGGTCACGCTCAGTTATTGTACAGTGCTGCCGAAACGCTTGGTAAAAGCCGCGAGGACATGATTAATGACCTTATCAACGGTAAATCAAAATACTCAAACATATTTAACTACCCTGCATATACTTGGGCGGATAGTGCCGTAATAGCATGGCTGGTGGACGCAGGCGCAATTATTAACCAAGTGGCGAACTCTAAAGGTTCTTACGGCCCATATTGCCGTGCTTTGGACAGGATTTGTGCCGAAGAATCGTTTCACTTGAAATACGGACACGATAACGTGGTGTATTTGGCTACGGGCACTAAAACTCAACGCCAAATGGTGCAAGAAGCGCTTACCCGTTGGTGGCCTCCGTTGATGCACTTCTTCGGGCCATCGGATAAAATTTCGGTGCATACTGAGAAGCTGATGAAGTGGAAGGTGAAAATGGCTACTAACGATGATATGCGCCAGCAATTCTTAAACATGTACGTTCCAAAAATTTGGGACTTGGGCTTGGTGATACCCGACCCCTTGTTGCGCAAAAACGAGGAAACCGGCAAATGGGATTATACTGAACCCGATTGGGAAGAATTTAAACGTGTAATCAACGGCGACGGTCCTTGCAACAAAGAGCGTCTTGCCGTGCGCCGCACAGCCGAAGAAAAAGGTCGTTGGGTACGCGCAGCACTTGCCAATGCTGACGCACAATACGTAGCACCGCTTTCGTAATGAAAAAGAAAAAAACGTTGATGTTTATTATCATCGGGGTGGTAAATGTATTGGTGATACTTGGCCTTTACATTTTTATGACCTACTACGCCGATGATTTTATGATGCGTTAATCCTAACGCTTCTATATGCTACTAAGGCGCAAAGACACTAAGTGTTTTTGCGCTTTTTTATTTGGTGTTTGTCGGAGCTGATTTGATGTCGTAGGATTAAAATCCTACGCTATCGCAATTACGTTATGGTGAGGACTTAAGTCCTCACCATAACGTAATTGTAACAGGGATGGGTTTCAACCCGTCCCAATGAAACGGCAAATACTTGGCCTTTGTGATTAAAATTCTGCTTAAAAGCTCCGCTTATTTGCAAACTCACACTTAACAAACACATCATTTTTGAACGTAATTCCCTAATTTCGCACAAAATTTAAAATAACCCCGATGGCTTTAGATATTAAAGTACCTACCGTAGGCGAATCGATAACAGAAGTTACCCTTACCAGTTGGTTGAAAAAAGATGGTGATTATGTGGAAATGGATGAAGTGCTGTGCGAGCTTGAGAGTGATAAAGCAACGTTTGAATTGAATGCCGAGGCGGCAGGTGTATTGAAAATAACCGCTGCCGAAGGTGATACTATTGAAATTGGTGCCATTATAGGCAGCATTGATACATCGGCGGCTAAACCTGCCGGAGCAGCTCCTGCCCCTGAAAAGAAAGAGGAGAAAAAAGCCGAACAGCCTAAGGCTGAAAGCAAACCTGTTGAAAAAGCAGCAGAAACCAATGCTACTTATGCTTCGGGCACTGCTTCTCCATCGGCACAAAAAATACTTTCGGAAAAAGGCGTTGATCCTGCTACTGTGA
The sequence above is drawn from the Bacteroidota bacterium genome and encodes:
- a CDS encoding TetR/AcrR family transcriptional regulator, encoding MSRKEQITETAAKLFSERGYMATSMRDIAEKMGIEAASLYNHISGKEEILHSICFDTAHLFIKAIDEVNDIYFDAEKKLRMAIQNHIGILTANLTRSTVFLHEWKYLTGDNRSAFIALRDKYEKEFTVILQNGEDENLFKDVDKKFAVLNILSSLNWITEWYKPTGEMTPEQIATKLSDFVLMGLSKPKPY
- the paaA gene encoding 1,2-phenylacetyl-CoA epoxidase subunit A is translated as MYGSAYIDPNDKFANEDNPELMAEFEARIERGEKIEPKDWMPTEYRKQLIRMIEQHAHSEIIGALPEGTWITRAPGFRRKLALMAKVQDEVGHAQLLYSAAETLGKSREDMINDLINGKSKYSNIFNYPAYTWADSAVIAWLVDAGAIINQVANSKGSYGPYCRALDRICAEESFHLKYGHDNVVYLATGTKTQRQMVQEALTRWWPPLMHFFGPSDKISVHTEKLMKWKVKMATNDDMRQQFLNMYVPKIWDLGLVIPDPLLRKNEETGKWDYTEPDWEEFKRVINGDGPCNKERLAVRRTAEEKGRWVRAALANADAQYVAPLS